The Acidobacteriota bacterium nucleotide sequence CCGGCTGCACCAACCAGGGGACGCTCGGCTTGCTGCGCAGCGAGGGCGCGGGATAATACTCGCGCAGCGCTTCGATCACGCGGTCCATGTCGGGCGGCTTAGGGAAGAAGCGATCGGCGCCGGCGGCCAAGGCGAAGTCGGCGCCATGATCGTCGGTGGTGCCGCTGACCACGAAGATGCGCACGTCGCCGGTGCGGGCGAAGGACCTGATGTGCTGGATGACGTCGAGTCCATGGCCGCTGGGCAGTTCGAGGTCGAGGATGACGGCGTCGACGTGGCAAGAGTCCAGGATGCGAGTGGCCTCGGGAATGTCTCCGGCGAAGAAGATGGTGAAGCCGGAGTGCTTGAGGCAATGCGCGACGAGGTTGGAGACTACGGGATCGTCATCCACGACCAGGATGTTGCGCACGATGGCGGAGGGCTCCGGGAAAGCTTGCGCAAGTTCAGGCGCAAGCGCGTTGGCGCCGGCGCTGGGAAATACGACCGCCACATCATCCACCGGCTCGGGAAAAGGAATGAGCCGGCCAGACGGAACGCACCGTTCGAGCGCGGCGTCGAGGAGGCGGAAGTCAGGAGACTTGACCAGGAAAGCGTCGGCACCCATCGCGAGTGCAGCCTGCTCGTGCTCCGCCGATGCGGTGAGCACGATGACGGGCACCATCGCAGTTTTGGGCGACGTCTTGAGACGCTGCAACACC carries:
- a CDS encoding response regulator, which gives rise to MNILIVDGDRAASQLLSQHLNQTGHHAGVAFDAQHAVMTCARARPHLVILDLQLSGEGGPEVLQRLKTSPKTAMVPVIVLTASAEHEQAALAMGADAFLVKSPDFRLLDAALERCVPSGRLIPFPEPVDDVAVVFPSAGANALAPELAQAFPEPSAIVRNILVVDDDPVVSNLVAHCLKHSGFTIFFAGDIPEATRILDSCHVDAVILDLELPSGHGLDVIQHIRSFARTGDVRIFVVSGTTDDHGADFALAAGADRFFPKPPDMDRVIEALREYYPAPSLRSKPSVPWLVQPV